ACTGCTCCGCCATAGCGGGACGGCTCTTTTTCAGAATTTCCAGATTTTTCGCTTCCATCCTGATTTCAGCGATTACCTTTTCAAGAATCTCTGTGAGATAACTGTAATTGATGGGCTTTTCGATATAGTCGAAGGCACCCAGACGCACAGCCTGTCTGGCGTATTCAAATTCATCGTAGGCGCTGATTAAAATAATTTTAATAGAGGGATTAAGGGCGAGCGCTTTTTCGGAAAGCGCAAGCCCGCTCATACCCGGCATGGAAATATCGGAAATCAGAATATGCACAGGATGACTTTTAAGATAATCCAGTGCAGAAACGCCGTCGTATACTGCGTGTACAGAGGAGATTCCCAGACCTTCCCAGGAAATGGCGTGCAGAATACCTTCCACACAGATATAATTATCATCGACTAATAAAACATTCATATTCATATATAACATCCTTTCTGCCCGGAAGACTTTCAGGGCAATATCTGCTGAAACTCAATTTTTACGGTTGTTCCCACTTGATATTTGCTGTCAATTTCGATGAATCCATGCCCGAAAAGCTCACTGGAAATCCGGGCGTTGACGTTGCAGATGCCAAAATGACGGCTGGTATCCACAATACGTGTACGCAGAGATTCCTGCAGCTCTGCAAGCTTTTCGGGAGGAATTCCGTTTCCGTTATCGCGGATAAAAATGAGGATGGTATCATCGCCATAACGTATTTCGATTTGAATGTGCAGCTTCTGACTGCTTCCCTGCATACCGTGATGGATGCTGTTTTCGATGAAAGGCTGCAGGGTGAATTTGCAAATCATAAAATTCTCAATCGCTTCATCCGTCTCAATGCTCCATGTAAAATTTCCACCCCGGCAGATAGATTCAAGCTCCATATATAACTGGGCGATTTCAAGTTCATCCCGGATTGTGATCAGCTCGTTGGATTTACGCAGTGTCATGCGGTAAAAACGGGTGAGGTTTGTGATAAGCTTATTTGCAAGCTCCGGCTTCCCCATATTGTTGCAGACAATAATCGAGTCCAGAATATTATAAAGAAAATGAGGATTGATGAGAGACTGCAGAAGCTGATATTTTAAGGATTCCTCCTGTGCTCTTAGGGCGGTAATTGAATCAATATTTTCCTGCAGTGTTTCCATCATCCGGTTATAAGTGATGGCAAGCTTGTCCACTTCATCATAATTTTTTTCGGGCTTATCTTTTACGTATTCAATAAAGGAACCATGAAACTGATTTTCGCTGAAATTCACCTGTTTTGCCGAATTGGACAGCAGAGTAATCCGTTTTGTAAAATTGTTTGCCAGAAAAATGATAAAGACGACCATGCAGGGAACAATCAGGGCGAGAATCAGAAGAAAACTGCCTACATATGTAGAGGCACTGGCTCTCAGATAATCCTGCGATACTCTTGTCACATAGGTCCAGCCGTTGCTGAGGGCGTTGATATAGTACAGGGCATCCGGCTGGCTGGAGAAATCTGTGGCGAGCAGCTCCGGTCTGTCTGAAAAAAGATTGCAGACAAGTGTTTTTGTTTCTTCTGTACCGGAAAAAGCAACAAGCTGCTGACTGTTGTCGAGCAGATATCCGGTAATTCCGGAATCGGCATAGAAGGTGGACAGAAGCTCGGTAAATTCATCGGCATTGATACTGATGAAAAAAACATAGCGCAGTGTATTGTCCAGTCCGTCGCGCAGCATATGAATACAATTAATAGCGTCAAAGGATACATATTTTTTACTCAGCATAAAGGGATAAGACTGGTCTTCCACAAAAAGCCAGACAGAATCTGCATTGCTCTCCAGCAGCTCCTGCGCGGACAAACCAAAATCAGAGAGAGAATCCAGGCTGTAGAACATTAATCCCTCGTTTGTAAAAATATAATCAGAATCCAGAAAAATACAGATGTATCCAAAGTCGAAGGCAGAAACCAGGGTCTGGATATTTGTGCGCAGAGTATAGAAGGTCTGAAGCTGTTCTGCGCTGATGGAGCCTTCCTTTTTGGGATATGTATACATATACGAGCGGAGTGTGGCGGCCACCTGGTTCATCTGGGTAAAACGGGATTCAATCTGGTCTACAAGCTGCCGGTTGGTAAGCGCGGTAGCATTCATTACCTTGTCATAGGAGTTTTCCGTGTTAATCCGGTAGAAAATAACGCTAATCAGAAAGAGCGGTACGATAGTAGCCACCAGGAAAGCGCAGGCCAGCTTTTGCGGAAAACTGTTGCGAATCAGACAATGGGACAGCTTACTTTTAATGTGAAAAAGCTTTTTGGACATAATGATATATCTCCTCCCGGAATCGAAAAAAATAACAGTTAAAAGCGATATTATTTTAAAATAAACGAAAGAAAAATACAACAAAATATCCAAAAATAAAAAATCTTATAAAGCATTGAAAAAATAATATATTTCAATTTGCCCTGTTTTTCTGTATCCTTAGAAACAACAGAAAGCGCAGGGGCGCAACAAAAAAAGGAGGGTTATCTTTATGAAGAAAAAAATGATTGGAGCGGTATTGATGGCATCGGTGGTGTGCGGGACGCTTATACCGGCGCAGGCATCGGAAGAGTATGATTTGACGGTCTATTCCATCGAGACGACAGATCCGGATTTTGATACCTGGCTGGCGGCAGCAGAGGAGGCTACCGGGCTGAATATTAATGTAATAGCGGCACCGACGGATACGGATACCCGTCAGCAGAAAATTACGACGATTCTGTCAACGGGAGATACCTCTGTCGATGTTATTCAGATTAACGATGAAATGTCAACCGCTTTTAAAAACACAGGCTGGCTGGAAGGGCTGAATGACACAGTAATGACAGAGGATATTCTGGATAATTTTGCTGTCGGCTACATTGAAGATATGATTACTTCAGCGGATGGTCAGATTGTGGGTGTACCGGGCTACTGCGGATATCTGTCCATGTGGGTAAACCAGGAAATCATGGATGAAGTGGGAATCGAATCCATTGATACACTGGATGACTTTAAAGCATTTCTGGCAGCAGCATCCGAAAAAGAAGGGCGTTATGGCTACGGCGGCTCCTGGGAGAAAACATACGTTTTCAATGAAATCGCTCAGTTTGTCAACATGTTTGGCGGAGATTATTATGACTGGTCAAACGAGGGCAACCGGAAGGCGCTGGAATTTATGAAGGAAATGGTAGACAACGGCTGGACAAGCCTGGACCAGCTTGCGGATAAGTACGAGCAGATGAACCAGAAGTTTATTGACGGTGATTACGGAGTAGTGTTTTACTGGGGAACCGGAAGTGAGTATGCAGACGCTGGCATGAAGGGTGATGACAAGATTCATATGTACAAGGTTCCTACTTTTGAGAAGGGCAGCATTTTTACAGATTCCTGGAGTTACGTGCTGAACAGTGCATCTGAAAATAAAGAGGCGGCATATACCTTCCTGAAGTGGATTGCAAGTGAAGACGGGGAAGCAGCTATTTATAATTGCTTTGACCGTTATCCGGCAAGAAGCGATGTGGCGGAGAAGGTAGTTCCGGAAGATAATGATGTGAAAGCGATGTATGCAACATATGCGGAGGAGCTTGAGGTGCATGGACGTCCGATGCTTCCGCAGACAATGGAGTTTATTTCCGAAATGGGAACGCTGTTCCAGCAGTATGTGCAGGGAGACATTTCACTTGATGATTTCTGTGCACAGGCGCAGGAGGCTGTAGAGGCAAATCAGTAACGGATTTTAAAGGACTGCCGCAAAGGTTCAGGCGGCAGTCCTTTTCGTAAAAACCGCGTCCTGCGGAGAATGGAGGAGCTATGGGAGCAAAAAAACAAAAAATGTGGATTGCCTGGATTTTTATACTGCCGGTGTTATTAATCCGGGGATTTACCACAATCTATCCGTTTCTCAGCACGCTGAGAAACAGCTTTTATGATATTAAGATTCTGAAGGGAGTCAATGAATTTGCAGGACTTGGAAATTATATTCACGCATTCAGTGATAAAAAAGTAATTACTTCCATTGAATTTACATTGATTTTTGTGGTTGTATCGATGATTGGACATGTTGTGTTCGGAGTCGGGCTTGCACTGATTCTGAATATGAAGACGAAGCTGCAGCGCTTTTTACGGACAATCGTCCTGATTCCCTGGGCAATGCCTACGGTCGTAATTGGTATGGCGGCGAAGTGGGCGTTTAATGATAAATATGGACTGATTAATGACCTCATCCGGCGGTTCGTGGATGACTTTTCCCTGAGCTGGCTTGTCAATACGGATACGGCAAGAATCGCGGTTATTCTGGTAGATTTATGGAAGGACCTCCCTTATTTTGCTATTCTGGTTCTTTCCGGAATGCAGTTTATTTCCGGAGAGATATATGAGGCGGCCAGGGTGGATGGAGCGACAAAGGTGCAGAGCTTTTTTAAGATTACATTGCC
This is a stretch of genomic DNA from Marvinbryantia formatexigens DSM 14469. It encodes these proteins:
- a CDS encoding sensor histidine kinase, which produces MSKKLFHIKSKLSHCLIRNSFPQKLACAFLVATIVPLFLISVIFYRINTENSYDKVMNATALTNRQLVDQIESRFTQMNQVAATLRSYMYTYPKKEGSISAEQLQTFYTLRTNIQTLVSAFDFGYICIFLDSDYIFTNEGLMFYSLDSLSDFGLSAQELLESNADSVWLFVEDQSYPFMLSKKYVSFDAINCIHMLRDGLDNTLRYVFFISINADEFTELLSTFYADSGITGYLLDNSQQLVAFSGTEETKTLVCNLFSDRPELLATDFSSQPDALYYINALSNGWTYVTRVSQDYLRASASTYVGSFLLILALIVPCMVVFIIFLANNFTKRITLLSNSAKQVNFSENQFHGSFIEYVKDKPEKNYDEVDKLAITYNRMMETLQENIDSITALRAQEESLKYQLLQSLINPHFLYNILDSIIVCNNMGKPELANKLITNLTRFYRMTLRKSNELITIRDELEIAQLYMELESICRGGNFTWSIETDEAIENFMICKFTLQPFIENSIHHGMQGSSQKLHIQIEIRYGDDTILIFIRDNGNGIPPEKLAELQESLRTRIVDTSRHFGICNVNARISSELFGHGFIEIDSKYQVGTTVKIEFQQILP
- a CDS encoding ABC transporter substrate-binding protein, whose protein sequence is MKKKMIGAVLMASVVCGTLIPAQASEEYDLTVYSIETTDPDFDTWLAAAEEATGLNINVIAAPTDTDTRQQKITTILSTGDTSVDVIQINDEMSTAFKNTGWLEGLNDTVMTEDILDNFAVGYIEDMITSADGQIVGVPGYCGYLSMWVNQEIMDEVGIESIDTLDDFKAFLAAASEKEGRYGYGGSWEKTYVFNEIAQFVNMFGGDYYDWSNEGNRKALEFMKEMVDNGWTSLDQLADKYEQMNQKFIDGDYGVVFYWGTGSEYADAGMKGDDKIHMYKVPTFEKGSIFTDSWSYVLNSASENKEAAYTFLKWIASEDGEAAIYNCFDRYPARSDVAEKVVPEDNDVKAMYATYAEELEVHGRPMLPQTMEFISEMGTLFQQYVQGDISLDDFCAQAQEAVEANQ
- a CDS encoding carbohydrate ABC transporter permease; this translates as MGAKKQKMWIAWIFILPVLLIRGFTTIYPFLSTLRNSFYDIKILKGVNEFAGLGNYIHAFSDKKVITSIEFTLIFVVVSMIGHVVFGVGLALILNMKTKLQRFLRTIVLIPWAMPTVVIGMAAKWAFNDKYGLINDLIRRFVDDFSLSWLVNTDTARIAVILVDLWKDLPYFAILVLSGMQFISGEIYEAARVDGATKVQSFFKITLPLILKNVVTLCIPFTMWRLTMFDLVYAMTSGGPGEDTALIAYRITTEAFTNLNIGYASALAIMLLIVMLIFSALNMKLVSKMES